A window of the Alphaproteobacteria bacterium genome harbors these coding sequences:
- a CDS encoding error-prone DNA polymerase has product MTGYAELQVTSNFSFLCGASHPEELVAEAAALGHEAVAITDRNTFAGVVRAHVAARDAGIRLLVGVRLDLHDAPSLLAFPRDREAYGRLSRLLTLGKRRAPKGECEIGLEDLLGEVNGAAAGQILIVLPPPQLDPGAEFTQSLRDLERRAAGSVYLAAHYLYRGDDRRRLRRLAGLAAMCATPLVATNDVLAHAAWRRPLQDVLTCIREHCTIDEAGWRLQANAERHLKPAAEMARLFADYPEALERGREIAAQAAFSLEELRYDYPDEVVPGGRTPQAELERLSWQGAAGRYPNGLPERVRGLVARELELIAELGYAPYFLTVHDIVRFARARGILCQGRGSAANSAVCYCLGITAVDPDRIDLLFERFVSAERNEPPDIDVDFEHERREEVIQYIYEKYGRDRAGLTATVISYRTCSAVREVCKALGLSQDVAGALVGTVWGGGRSRERLAEERVRQAGLDPADRRLAMALELAHELRRFPRHLSQHVGGFVITRGPLSELSPIANAAMADRTVIEWDKDDLDALGILKIDVLGLGMLSCVRKGFELIARHYGRRLDLASVPAEDSRVYDMLCRADSVGVFQVESRAQMSMLPRLKPRDFYDLVIEVAIVRPGPIQGDMVHPYLRRRSGEEAVDYPSPELEEVLGKTLGVPLFQEQAMRIAMVGAGFSASEADGLRRAMATFRRSGQIQNFRQKFIDGMVERGYQQDFAERCFKQIEGFGEYGFPESHAASFALLVYVSAWLKCHYPSAFAAALLNSQPMGFYAPAQIVRDARDHGVKVRPVDVNHSDWDCTLERHESGVALRLGLRQIKGCKQDHAEQLVAARDRPYEDVFDLWRRTGLPAAALEILARGDAYRSLGLSRRAAFWAVRGLADAPLPLFAAAERRAAQARFQPEASEANVKLPEAALGEQVIDDYAALRLSLKRHPLALLRPGLEAAGVLPTADLANVAPESWVTVAGLVICRQRPGTASGVVFVTIEDETGVANLVVWPKVFERYRKAVLRSRLMQVRGTVQREGLVIHLIAQRIEDISQRLGELAAGQGEGAPAPSRAQAGGGFRSRDFR; this is encoded by the coding sequence ATGACCGGCTACGCCGAACTTCAAGTGACCAGCAATTTCTCCTTCCTCTGCGGCGCCTCGCACCCGGAGGAACTGGTGGCCGAGGCGGCGGCCTTGGGGCATGAGGCGGTGGCTATTACCGACCGCAACACCTTCGCCGGTGTGGTGCGGGCCCACGTGGCGGCGCGCGATGCCGGGATTCGGTTGCTGGTCGGCGTGCGCCTGGATTTGCACGACGCTCCCAGCCTGCTCGCCTTTCCCCGCGACCGGGAGGCTTATGGCCGGCTCTCGCGGCTCTTGACACTGGGCAAGCGGCGCGCCCCCAAGGGCGAATGCGAGATCGGCCTGGAAGACCTGCTGGGCGAGGTCAACGGGGCTGCGGCCGGGCAGATCCTGATCGTCCTGCCACCGCCCCAGCTCGACCCTGGCGCCGAATTCACTCAGAGCCTGCGCGACCTCGAGCGCCGGGCCGCCGGATCGGTCTACTTGGCGGCGCATTATCTCTACCGCGGTGACGACCGCCGCCGGCTCAGGCGCCTGGCCGGCCTGGCCGCCATGTGCGCGACGCCACTGGTGGCGACCAACGACGTGCTGGCCCACGCCGCCTGGCGCCGGCCATTACAAGATGTGCTGACCTGTATCCGCGAGCACTGCACCATCGACGAGGCGGGCTGGCGCTTGCAGGCCAACGCCGAGCGCCACCTCAAGCCGGCGGCCGAGATGGCGCGGCTCTTTGCCGACTACCCCGAGGCCCTGGAACGGGGCCGCGAGATCGCCGCCCAGGCCGCCTTCAGCCTCGAGGAATTGCGCTACGACTACCCCGACGAAGTGGTGCCCGGTGGGCGCACGCCACAGGCCGAGCTCGAACGCCTGAGCTGGCAGGGCGCCGCCGGGCGCTACCCCAATGGCCTCCCCGAACGCGTGCGCGGGCTGGTGGCGCGCGAGCTCGAATTGATCGCCGAGCTCGGCTACGCGCCCTACTTTCTTACCGTCCACGACATCGTCCGCTTCGCGCGGGCGCGCGGCATCCTCTGCCAGGGCCGCGGCTCGGCCGCCAATTCGGCGGTCTGCTATTGCCTCGGCATCACCGCCGTCGATCCCGACCGCATCGATTTGTTGTTCGAGCGCTTCGTCTCGGCCGAGCGCAACGAGCCGCCCGACATCGACGTCGACTTCGAGCACGAGCGCCGCGAGGAGGTGATCCAGTACATTTACGAGAAATACGGCCGTGACCGCGCCGGCCTGACGGCCACCGTCATCAGCTACCGCACGTGCAGCGCGGTGCGCGAGGTCTGTAAGGCGCTGGGCCTGTCGCAGGATGTGGCCGGGGCGCTGGTCGGTACCGTCTGGGGTGGCGGCCGCAGCCGCGAGCGGCTGGCCGAGGAGCGGGTGCGCCAGGCCGGCCTCGATCCCGCCGACCGGCGGCTGGCCATGGCGCTGGAGCTGGCCCACGAGCTCAGGCGCTTTCCCCGGCATCTCTCGCAGCACGTCGGCGGCTTCGTCATCACCCGCGGGCCCTTGAGCGAGCTCTCGCCCATCGCCAACGCGGCCATGGCCGACCGCACCGTCATCGAATGGGACAAGGACGACCTCGATGCGCTGGGCATCCTCAAGATCGACGTGCTGGGCTTGGGCATGCTGAGCTGCGTGCGCAAGGGCTTCGAGCTGATTGCCCGGCATTACGGCCGCCGGCTCGACCTGGCCAGCGTGCCGGCCGAGGACAGCCGGGTCTACGACATGCTGTGTAGGGCCGATTCGGTGGGCGTCTTCCAGGTCGAAAGCCGGGCCCAGATGTCGATGCTGCCGCGCCTCAAGCCGCGCGATTTCTACGACCTGGTGATCGAGGTGGCGATCGTGCGGCCCGGTCCCATCCAGGGCGACATGGTGCATCCTTATCTGCGCCGCCGTTCGGGCGAGGAGGCGGTCGACTATCCCTCGCCCGAGCTCGAGGAGGTGCTAGGGAAGACGCTGGGCGTGCCGCTCTTCCAGGAACAGGCCATGCGCATCGCCATGGTCGGTGCCGGCTTCTCGGCCAGCGAGGCCGACGGCCTGCGGCGCGCCATGGCGACCTTCCGGCGCAGCGGCCAGATCCAGAATTTCCGCCAAAAATTCATCGACGGCATGGTCGAGCGCGGCTACCAGCAAGACTTCGCCGAACGCTGCTTCAAGCAGATCGAGGGCTTCGGCGAATACGGCTTCCCCGAATCCCACGCCGCCAGCTTCGCGCTGCTGGTCTACGTCTCGGCCTGGCTTAAGTGCCATTATCCCTCGGCCTTCGCGGCGGCGCTTCTGAACAGCCAGCCCATGGGCTTCTATGCGCCGGCCCAGATCGTCCGCGACGCCCGCGATCACGGCGTCAAGGTGCGGCCGGTGGATGTCAACCACAGCGACTGGGACTGCACCCTCGAGCGTCACGAGAGCGGCGTGGCGCTGAGGCTCGGCCTGCGCCAGATCAAGGGCTGCAAGCAGGACCACGCCGAGCAACTGGTGGCGGCGCGCGACCGCCCCTACGAGGACGTCTTTGACCTCTGGCGGCGGACGGGCCTGCCGGCGGCGGCGCTCGAGATCCTGGCCCGGGGCGATGCCTACCGCTCGCTGGGGCTCAGCCGCCGGGCCGCCTTCTGGGCCGTGCGGGGCCTGGCCGATGCGCCGCTGCCGCTGTTCGCCGCGGCCGAACGCCGCGCCGCTCAGGCACGCTTCCAGCCCGAGGCCAGCGAGGCCAACGTAAAGCTGCCCGAGGCAGCGCTGGGCGAGCAGGTGATCGACGACTATGCGGCGCTGCGCCTCAGCCTCAAGCGCCATCCCCTGGCGCTCTTGCGGCCCGGCCTCGAGGCGGCCGGCGTGCTGCCGACGGCTGACCTCGCCAACGTCGCACCCGAGAGCTGGGTCACGGTGGCCGGCCTGGTGATCTGCCGCCAGCGCCCCGGTACCGCCAGCGGCGTCGTCTTCGTCACCATTGAGGACGAGACCGGTGTCGCCAACCTGGTGGTCTGGCCCAAGGTCTTCGAGCGCTACCGCAAGGCCGTGCTGCGCTCGCGCCTGATGCAGGTACGCGGCACGGTGCAGCGCGAGGGCCTGGTCATCCACCTCATCGCCCAGCGCATCGAGGACATTTCCCAGCGCCTGGGCGAGTTGGCGGCGGGCCAGGGCGAAGGTGCGCCGGCGCCGTCCAGGGCGCAGGCCGGCGGCGGATTCAGGTCCCGCGATTTCCGCTGA
- a CDS encoding tetratricopeptide repeat protein encodes MSNAAPEATDPELEAAMARHRAGDLDGARELYQGLLAARPERPDVLNLLGMVARQSGQIDQAVELFRRAARADPANPINQFQLGEALRAKGPDSALAAIAAYRRAVTIEPRLVDAHTNLGLTCLAQGFLGEAVESLRHAAALEPEDAGNQANLGIALRETFEPEDAVAALARAHRLAPAHPAYGAYLKAMLEEGGFVTAPPSARRELEAAFAREDVDHQALAPAAAALLKLSPSFQGLLALAASEHIEMLPAAVAGASFDEEFESPLWAGLLRHSLIMDPELEGLHTRLRQVVLEEGRSQLPSEDFVAERKAHFVSALAMQAHRADYLWPESGDEGAMAGVVTKGVARRLGELGQGGVAAMPDPSLWHQLIIAACYRPLSEIENADRLLGIDVASQPPYLRRLLVQQLFEPAREATLADTIGRAGDGEVGDTAMSGPVPRWASCSLPEAVPLGLRLAGRFPERAPPEFAFQPMRVLLAGAGSGQGAIELAAGLPESEVVAADARIDNLAYAARKAERYGLENLSFVQAGAADLAALGKRFHLIDSGELLLGPGAGTDAETLALLAGLLEPEGVLLAGVYSGPARAALAAGREAAANIVAEPPLERLRKARHSLLAGEAPSPLAAWPAFYAQAGATELLYGSGGSAFDLAQLAAAAGAAGLQALGPDIDDPHLAATYQERFADDERLDNLANWAALEAEQPELFGPVLRLWCQKRETPTE; translated from the coding sequence TTGAGCAACGCCGCGCCCGAAGCAACAGATCCCGAACTCGAAGCCGCCATGGCGCGCCACCGCGCCGGCGACCTCGACGGCGCGCGCGAACTTTACCAGGGCCTGCTGGCGGCCCGGCCCGAACGCCCCGACGTGCTCAACCTGCTGGGCATGGTGGCGCGCCAGTCGGGCCAAATCGACCAGGCCGTGGAGCTCTTTCGCCGCGCCGCCCGGGCCGATCCCGCCAATCCCATCAACCAGTTCCAATTGGGCGAGGCGCTGCGCGCCAAGGGTCCCGACTCCGCTCTCGCCGCCATTGCCGCCTACCGCCGCGCCGTCACCATCGAGCCCCGCCTGGTCGACGCCCACACCAACCTGGGCCTCACCTGCCTGGCCCAGGGTTTTCTGGGCGAGGCGGTGGAATCTCTGCGCCACGCTGCGGCGCTGGAGCCCGAGGACGCCGGCAATCAGGCCAATCTGGGCATTGCGCTGCGCGAGACCTTCGAGCCCGAGGACGCGGTTGCCGCGCTGGCCCGCGCCCACCGCCTGGCGCCGGCCCACCCGGCCTACGGCGCCTACCTCAAGGCCATGCTCGAGGAAGGCGGATTCGTGACGGCACCGCCGAGCGCGCGGCGCGAGTTGGAGGCCGCTTTTGCCCGCGAGGACGTCGATCACCAGGCCCTGGCCCCGGCCGCCGCCGCGCTGCTCAAGCTCTCGCCCAGCTTCCAGGGCCTGCTGGCCCTGGCCGCCAGCGAGCACATCGAGATGCTGCCCGCCGCCGTGGCCGGCGCCAGCTTCGACGAGGAGTTCGAGAGCCCGCTGTGGGCCGGCCTCCTGCGCCACAGCCTGATCATGGATCCCGAGCTCGAGGGCCTGCACACCCGGCTGCGCCAGGTCGTCCTCGAGGAGGGCCGGTCGCAGCTCCCCAGCGAGGACTTCGTGGCCGAACGCAAGGCCCATTTCGTCTCGGCTCTGGCCATGCAGGCCCACCGCGCCGACTACCTGTGGCCGGAAAGCGGTGACGAGGGCGCCATGGCCGGCGTGGTGACCAAGGGCGTCGCCCGCCGCCTGGGCGAGTTGGGCCAGGGAGGCGTTGCCGCCATGCCCGACCCCTCGCTCTGGCACCAGCTCATCATCGCCGCCTGCTATCGGCCGCTCAGCGAGATCGAGAACGCCGACCGCCTGCTCGGCATCGACGTCGCCAGCCAGCCGCCCTACCTGCGCCGGCTGCTGGTGCAGCAGCTATTCGAGCCGGCCCGCGAGGCCACGCTGGCGGACACCATCGGCCGCGCTGGCGACGGCGAGGTCGGGGACACGGCCATGTCCGGCCCCGTACCACGCTGGGCCTCCTGCAGTCTGCCCGAGGCGGTGCCGCTGGGGCTGCGCCTGGCCGGCCGCTTTCCCGAGCGGGCGCCGCCGGAATTCGCATTCCAGCCCATGCGCGTGCTGCTGGCCGGGGCGGGCAGCGGCCAGGGCGCCATCGAGCTGGCGGCCGGCCTGCCCGAGAGCGAGGTCGTGGCGGCCGATGCGAGAATCGACAATTTGGCTTATGCGGCCCGCAAGGCGGAACGCTACGGGCTGGAAAACCTCTCCTTCGTGCAGGCTGGCGCTGCCGACCTGGCGGCGCTGGGCAAACGGTTTCATCTGATCGACAGCGGCGAGTTGCTCTTGGGCCCAGGGGCAGGCACGGATGCCGAGACTCTGGCGCTGCTGGCCGGATTGCTGGAGCCCGAGGGCGTGTTGCTGGCCGGCGTCTACAGCGGGCCGGCCCGGGCGGCCCTGGCGGCGGGCCGCGAGGCGGCCGCGAATATTGTTGCGGAGCCGCCGCTTGAGCGCTTGCGCAAGGCGCGGCACAGCCTGCTCGCCGGCGAGGCACCATCGCCGCTGGCCGCCTGGCCGGCGTTTTACGCCCAGGCCGGGGCCACGGAACTCCTGTACGGCTCGGGCGGCAGCGCGTTTGATCTGGCCCAATTGGCCGCCGCCGCGGGGGCCGCCGGCCTGCAAGCGCTGGGCCCGGACATCGACGATCCCCACCTGGCAGCCACCTACCAGGAGCGTTTCGCCGACGACGAGCGGCTCGACAATCTGGCCAACTGGGCCGCCCTGGAAGCCGAACAGCCGGAACTCTTCGGCCCCGTTCTCAGGCTGTGGTGTCAGAAACGGGAAACGCCGACCGAGTAG